From the genome of Hathewaya histolytica, one region includes:
- a CDS encoding GTP-binding protein, giving the protein MNKTIGILAHVDAGKTTFSEQLLYHTKSIKNIGRVDHQNSFLDSHDIEKKRGITVFSDQGVFNYNKSTYYLIDTPGHIDFSTEMERAIQVMDYAIIIINGVEGIQGHTETVWNILRKHRIPTFFFINKIDRVNAEVEAVVEEIRCNLTTDICFITESLNGDELNDELIEFIAERNDILFEKYIDGAYEKDLWLGFMKNMVKENKVFPCLSGSALQDIGIEEFLEKMDMLTFTEYCNEEDFSARVYKIRHDGQGNKLTYIKALSGTLKVKEEVHIGSNASNCYEKINQIRIYNGNKFKTVDKVSSGEIFAVTGLKSVKVGDGIGTLMEKFNYEMIPTLKSKVIFDKTLNSKEVLNYFKILEEEDPALNIIWNEKLQEIQVHIMGVIQLEVLKQLMEDRFNLIVEFGPCEILYKETICGEVKGYGHFEPLKHYAEVHLKIEQGEKNSGIVFENLCHNDDLPPGNQNLVKTHIYERDHHGILTGSPITDLKITLLTGRSHNKHTSGGDFREATFRALRQGLEKAQNVLLEPYYRFKMEVELDYMGRILSDIQKLNGSFETPETIYNKVVIRGRGPVATFMDYSMEFISFTKGKGKINFIFYGYDSCHNQEEVIEKIGYDKNADIEYTSTSVFCSKGQGFLVSWDEAESYMHCIN; this is encoded by the coding sequence ATGAACAAGACTATAGGAATATTGGCACATGTTGATGCTGGCAAGACTACATTTTCGGAACAACTATTATATCATACAAAAAGTATTAAAAATATAGGAAGAGTTGATCATCAGAATTCTTTTTTAGATAGTCATGATATAGAAAAGAAAAGGGGTATTACTGTATTTTCAGATCAGGGGGTTTTTAACTATAATAAGTCTACTTATTATTTAATAGATACTCCTGGACATATAGATTTTTCCACGGAGATGGAGAGAGCAATTCAAGTAATGGATTATGCAATTATTATAATAAATGGAGTTGAAGGGATTCAGGGTCATACTGAAACAGTATGGAATATTCTTAGAAAACATAGAATACCCACGTTTTTCTTTATTAATAAAATAGATAGAGTTAATGCAGAAGTTGAAGCAGTAGTAGAAGAAATTAGATGTAATTTAACTACGGATATTTGTTTTATTACGGAATCTCTTAATGGAGATGAGCTAAATGATGAACTTATAGAGTTTATAGCTGAACGTAATGATATTCTTTTTGAAAAATACATAGATGGAGCATATGAAAAAGACTTATGGCTAGGTTTTATGAAAAATATGGTTAAGGAAAATAAAGTTTTCCCATGCCTTAGTGGTTCAGCACTTCAAGATATTGGTATAGAAGAATTCTTAGAAAAAATGGATATGTTAACTTTTACTGAGTATTGTAATGAGGAAGATTTTAGTGCAAGGGTATATAAAATACGTCATGATGGCCAGGGAAATAAATTAACTTATATAAAAGCACTTAGTGGTACTTTAAAAGTTAAAGAAGAAGTTCATATAGGAAGTAATGCAAGTAATTGTTATGAGAAAATAAATCAAATAAGAATATATAATGGAAATAAGTTCAAAACTGTGGACAAGGTTTCTTCTGGAGAAATTTTTGCAGTAACAGGGTTAAAAAGTGTGAAGGTAGGAGATGGAATAGGAACCTTAATGGAAAAATTTAATTATGAAATGATTCCAACACTAAAATCAAAGGTTATATTTGATAAAACTTTAAATTCAAAAGAAGTCTTAAATTATTTTAAGATTTTAGAGGAAGAAGATCCTGCTCTAAATATTATTTGGAATGAAAAGTTGCAGGAGATACAAGTGCACATTATGGGAGTTATTCAATTAGAAGTTTTAAAACAGTTAATGGAAGATAGATTTAACTTAATTGTGGAATTTGGACCTTGTGAAATACTTTATAAGGAAACTATCTGTGGAGAAGTAAAAGGATATGGACATTTTGAACCACTAAAACATTATGCAGAAGTTCACTTAAAAATAGAGCAGGGAGAAAAAAATAGTGGAATTGTATTCGAGAATTTATGTCATAATGATGACTTGCCACCAGGTAACCAAAATTTAGTTAAGACTCATATTTATGAAAGGGATCATCATGGTATATTAACAGGTTCTCCTATAACTGACTTAAAAATCACCTTACTTACAGGTAGATCACACAATAAGCATACTAGCGGAGGGGATTTTAGAGAGGCGACTTTTAGAGCTTTAAGACAAGGTTTAGAGAAAGCTCAAAATGTATTATTAGAACCATATTATCGTTTTAAAATGGAAGTAGAACTAGATTATATGGGAAGAATTTTATCTGATATACAAAAATTAAATGGATCCTTTGAAACTCCAGAGACCATTTATAACAAGGTTGTTATAAGGGGACGAGGACCTGTTGCTACTTTTATGGACTATAGTATGGAGTTTATCTCATTTACAAAGGGTAAGGGAAAAATTAATTTTATTTTTTATGGATATGATAGCTGTCATAATCAAGAAGAGGTTATAGAGAAAATTGGATATGATAAGAATGCAGATATTGAGTATACATCTACATCAGTTTTCTGTTCAAAAGGGCAAGGTTTTTTAGTAAGTTGGGATGAAGCAGAATCTTATATGCATTGCATAAATTAA
- a CDS encoding GNAT family N-acetyltransferase, with the protein MDILKQNSTCKFKKDNNIHTEEISVEGAPMDLLLLADPSEDAINKYIRDCKILVAKLKSKVIGVIAFVEKSSNTYEIMNLAVDEGYRGRGIGKKLIYSAEDKIKKLGGEKILIGTGNSSIDQLLFYQKVGFRMVEIHKDFFVDNYIEEIYENGIRCMDMVRLEKRI; encoded by the coding sequence ATGGATATATTAAAACAAAATAGTACTTGCAAATTTAAAAAAGATAATAATATTCACACTGAGGAAATATCAGTGGAGGGTGCACCTATGGACTTGCTTTTATTAGCTGATCCATCAGAGGATGCTATAAATAAATATATTAGGGATTGCAAAATATTAGTAGCTAAACTTAAAAGTAAGGTAATTGGAGTTATTGCATTTGTAGAAAAAAGTTCTAATACATATGAAATAATGAATTTAGCTGTAGATGAGGGTTATAGAGGAAGAGGCATAGGAAAAAAACTTATATATAGTGCTGAGGATAAAATAAAAAAGTTGGGTGGAGAGAAAATACTTATTGGAACAGGAAACTCTTCCATAGACCAGTTACTTTTTTATCAAAAGGTTGGATTTAGGATGGTAGAGATACATAAAGATTTTTTTGTAGACAATTATATAGAAGAGATTTATGAAAATGGAATAAGGTGTATGGATATGGTAAGGCTAGAGAAGAGAATTTAA
- a CDS encoding 2-hydroxyacyl-CoA dehydratase: MKELLHLGIDVGSTTIKLVLLDTKDNIIYSKYVRHYSNIKETTASLIKEAFNKYKDYNITAMMTGSSGLSLSKFLGLSFIQEVIACTKAIEVFIDNADVAIELGGEDAKITYFEGSLEQRMNGACAGGTGAFIDQMATLLETDAQGLNELAKDHKIIYPIAARCGVFAKTDIQSLINEGATKEDIAASIFQAVVNQTISGLACGKPIKGNVAFLGGPLYFLSELRKRFIETLKLKEEEILFPQNSQLFVAIGTAIESKKEKVITFEQLLKSVESLDNNNVSTSHTLEPLFNNEEELQNFRKRHYSCKAKRRDITTYEGEAFLGIDAGSTTTKAILIDNEGAILHSFYDGNKGSPLESTINILKDIYSKIHEKIKIVKSTVTGYGEALIKSALNIDIGEVETIAHYRAAKHFLKDVDFILDIGGQDMKCIRIRDGVINSIQLNEACSSGCGSFLDMFAQSLNMSIEEFSKQGLLSKSPVDLGSRCTVFMNSKVKQVQKEGADIGAISSGLSYSVIKNALYKVIKIKKPEDLGEKIIVQGGTFYNEAVLRAFEKVTGKEVIRPDIAGLMGAFGAALIAKDNYNKNEISNILERDNLEKFKVTNEFENCGLCSNNCLLTVSKFSDGRKFISGNRCERCTGVAKSRKKAANLFDYKYKRIFGYKPLSIEEATRGEVGIPRVLNMYENYPFWYTFFTELRFRVVLSPNSTKKIYNEGIDTIPSESLCYPAKIAHGHIQSLIKKGLKFIFYPCIPYEKLEDETADNHYNCAIVISYPEVIKNNVGFLRSGDIIYKNPFLNFNDKKSMKKNLYNELKEFHISQREINIAIDKAYEEIAKVKENIKNKALEILKDLDETNEKGIVLSGRPYHLDLEINHGIADMISQEGLAVFTEDSVSDLVKIPRPLRVLDQWTYHSRAYRAAQFVGTRENLELIQLNSFGCGLDAVATDQVQEILESFGKIYTLLKIDEVNNLGAARIRIRSLKAAMDNRNKLKIFKFKTMKPYDKTIFTKEMKENHTILVPQFSPIHFELLEVVFKSSGYNLKVLPIVNKHTIDEGLKYVNNDACYPAIVVIGQIISALKSGEYDLNNTSLVISQTGGTCRASNYIALIRKALRDSGYGKVPVISLSAQGIEKNPGFKVTLPMINKALMALTYGDLLMKMTNRVRPYEKMKNSTDLLHLKWLKICKDNIINGSFKEFKNITNQMVNEFDNLEIKNIIKPKVAVVGEIFFKYHSLANNNIIEILESEGAEVIIPDLMYFLLYCAYNQKFKYHRLGGELKNFLGGKIVIRYIEFYISEMKKALSNSKRFIPPETIETLAKRTDDILSLGNQAGEGWLLTAEIIKLLENGISNMICIQPFACLPNHVIGKGMIREIKRRYPYLNITPIDYDPGASEVNQLNRMKLMLSTATKNLEKSKIDIKN, translated from the coding sequence ATGAAAGAATTATTACATTTAGGAATTGACGTAGGATCAACTACTATTAAGCTTGTATTATTAGATACGAAGGATAATATTATTTATAGTAAATATGTAAGACACTACTCTAATATAAAAGAAACTACAGCTTCACTGATAAAAGAAGCTTTTAATAAATATAAAGATTATAATATCACAGCAATGATGACAGGGTCTAGTGGATTATCACTTTCAAAGTTTTTAGGATTATCTTTTATTCAAGAGGTTATTGCCTGCACAAAAGCAATTGAAGTTTTCATAGATAATGCTGATGTAGCCATAGAATTAGGTGGAGAAGATGCAAAAATAACATACTTTGAGGGTAGTTTAGAGCAACGTATGAATGGAGCGTGTGCTGGTGGTACAGGAGCTTTTATAGATCAGATGGCTACATTGCTTGAAACTGATGCCCAGGGTTTAAATGAGTTAGCTAAAGATCATAAGATTATCTATCCAATTGCTGCAAGATGCGGAGTTTTTGCAAAAACTGATATACAATCTCTTATAAATGAAGGAGCTACTAAGGAAGATATAGCTGCATCTATATTCCAGGCTGTTGTAAATCAAACTATAAGTGGCCTTGCTTGTGGAAAGCCAATAAAAGGCAATGTGGCATTTTTAGGAGGACCCTTGTATTTTTTATCGGAGCTTAGAAAAAGATTTATCGAGACTTTAAAATTAAAAGAGGAAGAAATATTATTTCCACAAAACTCACAATTATTTGTAGCTATTGGTACAGCTATTGAATCCAAAAAAGAGAAAGTTATAACCTTTGAACAATTATTAAAATCTGTTGAAAGCTTAGATAATAATAATGTATCCACTTCACATACATTAGAACCCTTATTTAATAATGAAGAAGAATTACAAAACTTTAGAAAAAGACATTATAGCTGTAAGGCTAAAAGAAGAGATATAACTACATATGAAGGTGAAGCTTTTTTAGGGATTGATGCTGGATCTACAACTACTAAAGCTATATTAATAGATAATGAAGGTGCCATATTACATTCCTTTTATGATGGTAATAAGGGGAGTCCTTTAGAAAGTACTATAAATATATTAAAAGATATATATAGTAAAATCCATGAAAAAATAAAAATTGTTAAATCAACTGTTACTGGCTATGGAGAAGCTCTTATAAAGTCAGCTTTAAATATTGATATTGGAGAAGTTGAAACAATTGCACATTACAGAGCAGCAAAGCATTTTTTAAAAGATGTAGACTTTATTCTTGATATAGGTGGTCAAGATATGAAGTGCATTAGAATAAGAGATGGAGTAATAAATTCTATTCAATTAAATGAGGCTTGTTCATCAGGGTGTGGCTCTTTTCTTGATATGTTCGCACAATCTTTAAATATGAGTATTGAAGAGTTTTCAAAGCAAGGTCTATTATCAAAAAGTCCGGTGGATTTAGGTTCAAGATGTACTGTATTTATGAATTCTAAAGTTAAGCAGGTTCAAAAGGAAGGTGCTGATATTGGAGCTATATCTTCTGGATTATCTTATTCTGTGATTAAGAATGCACTTTATAAAGTTATTAAAATAAAAAAACCAGAGGATCTTGGAGAAAAAATTATAGTTCAAGGAGGAACTTTTTATAATGAAGCTGTTTTAAGAGCATTTGAAAAAGTTACTGGTAAAGAAGTTATAAGACCTGATATAGCAGGTCTTATGGGAGCATTTGGTGCTGCTCTTATTGCAAAAGATAACTATAATAAAAATGAAATTTCTAATATTTTAGAGAGAGATAATCTTGAAAAATTCAAAGTGACAAATGAATTTGAGAATTGTGGATTATGTAGTAATAATTGTTTACTTACTGTAAGTAAGTTTTCAGATGGTAGAAAGTTTATTTCTGGTAATAGATGCGAAAGATGTACAGGAGTTGCTAAGAGTAGAAAGAAAGCAGCAAACTTATTTGATTATAAATATAAAAGAATTTTTGGATATAAACCTCTTAGCATAGAAGAAGCAACAAGAGGAGAAGTAGGAATACCAAGAGTTTTAAATATGTATGAAAACTATCCATTTTGGTACACCTTCTTTACTGAACTACGTTTTAGGGTAGTATTATCTCCAAATTCTACAAAGAAAATTTATAATGAAGGCATTGATACCATACCTTCAGAGTCTCTTTGTTATCCTGCAAAAATTGCTCATGGTCATATACAAAGTCTTATAAAAAAGGGGTTAAAGTTTATATTTTATCCTTGTATTCCTTATGAAAAATTAGAAGATGAAACTGCAGATAATCATTATAATTGTGCTATAGTAATTTCTTATCCAGAGGTTATTAAGAATAATGTAGGATTTTTGAGAAGTGGAGATATTATATATAAAAATCCATTTTTAAATTTTAATGATAAAAAGTCTATGAAGAAAAATTTATATAATGAATTAAAAGAGTTTCATATAAGTCAAAGAGAAATTAATATTGCAATAGATAAAGCCTATGAGGAAATTGCAAAGGTTAAAGAGAACATAAAAAACAAAGCATTAGAAATTCTAAAGGATTTAGATGAAACTAACGAAAAAGGTATTGTGCTAAGTGGTAGACCTTATCATTTAGATTTAGAAATAAATCATGGTATAGCAGATATGATATCACAAGAAGGATTGGCAGTGTTTACAGAGGATTCCGTATCCGATTTAGTCAAAATTCCAAGGCCTTTAAGAGTTCTAGATCAATGGACTTACCATTCAAGGGCATATAGGGCAGCCCAATTTGTAGGGACTAGGGAAAATTTAGAGTTAATTCAATTAAACTCTTTTGGATGTGGATTAGATGCAGTTGCTACAGATCAAGTACAAGAAATACTAGAAAGCTTTGGCAAAATATACACACTTCTAAAAATAGATGAAGTTAATAATTTAGGAGCAGCTAGAATTAGAATACGCTCTCTCAAGGCTGCTATGGATAATAGAAATAAATTAAAAATTTTTAAGTTTAAAACTATGAAGCCATATGACAAAACTATATTTACTAAGGAAATGAAAGAAAATCATACAATACTTGTGCCACAATTTTCTCCAATACACTTTGAGTTATTGGAAGTTGTTTTCAAAAGTTCTGGATACAATCTAAAGGTATTACCAATAGTTAATAAGCATACTATAGATGAAGGTTTAAAATATGTAAATAATGATGCTTGTTATCCTGCCATTGTAGTAATAGGTCAAATTATAAGTGCACTTAAGTCTGGAGAATATGATTTAAACAATACTTCTTTAGTAATTTCTCAAACAGGAGGTACTTGTAGAGCATCTAACTATATAGCTCTTATAAGAAAAGCTTTACGGGATTCAGGCTATGGAAAGGTACCAGTTATATCTTTAAGCGCTCAAGGCATAGAAAAGAATCCAGGATTTAAAGTAACTTTACCAATGATTAATAAAGCCTTGATGGCTTTAACTTATGGTGATCTACTTATGAAAATGACAAATAGAGTAAGACCTTATGAGAAGATGAAAAATTCAACAGACTTACTTCATTTAAAATGGCTAAAAATATGTAAAGACAATATAATTAATGGGAGCTTTAAAGAGTTTAAAAATATTACAAATCAAATGGTAAATGAATTTGATAATTTGGAAATTAAAAATATAATCAAGCCAAAAGTAGCAGTAGTTGGGGAGATTTTTTTTAAGTATCATAGCTTAGCAAATAATAATATTATAGAAATACTGGAGAGTGAAGGTGCAGAGGTAATAATACCTGATTTAATGTATTTTCTATTATATTGTGCTTATAATCAGAAGTTTAAATATCATAGGCTAGGTGGAGAGTTAAAAAATTTCTTAGGTGGTAAGATAGTTATAAGATATATAGAGTTTTATATAAGTGAAATGAAGAAAGCACTTAGTAATAGTAAAAGATTTATACCACCGGAAACAATTGAAACATTGGCAAAAAGAACAGATGATATCTTATCTCTTGGCAACCAAGCTGGAGAAGGATGGTTATTAACAGCAGAAATAATTAAATTATTAGAAAATGGAATAAGTAATATGATATGTATACAACCATTTGCCTGTTTACCAAATCATGTAATAGGAAAAGGTATGATAAGAGAGATTAAGAGAAGATACCCCTATCTAAATATTACTCCAATAGATTATGATCCTGGTGCTAGTGAAGTAAATCAATTAAATAGAATGAAACTTATGCTTTCAACTGCAACTAAAAATTTAGAAAAAAGTAAAATAGACATAAAAAATTAA
- a CDS encoding DUF1846 domain-containing protein, producing MKIGFDHKKYLEEQSKYILERVNNYDKLYLEFGGKLLFDLHAKRVLPGFDENAKIKLLHKLKEKVEIVICVYAGDIERNKIRGDFGITYDMDVLRLIDDLRAYELDVNSVVITRYDNQPATTVFINKLERRGIKVYRHSATKGYPTDVDTIVSDEGYGKNPYIETTKPIVVVTAPGPGSGKLATCLSQLYHEHKRGRVAGYSKFETFPVWNVPLKHPLNIAYEAATADLKDVNMIDSFHVDAYNKISVNYNRDIEMFPVLKRIIEKITGEESIYKSPTDMGVNRVGFGITDDEVVKEASKQEVIRRYFKTSCEYKKGYVDKETFNRIKLIMEELNLSEEDRKVVAPARERSAKLKQISNKNEPCPTVAIELEDGTIITGKSSAVMESTSALILNTVKHLANISDEIHLISPLILEPIINLKAKTLGGKNTALDCEDVLIALSICAATNPMAQVAMEKLPMLKGCQAHSTTILGRSDEQTFRKLGIDITCDPEYPTESLYYNN from the coding sequence ATGAAAATAGGATTCGATCATAAAAAGTATTTAGAAGAGCAATCAAAATACATTTTAGAAAGGGTTAATAATTACGACAAATTGTATTTAGAATTTGGTGGAAAACTTTTGTTTGATTTGCATGCAAAGAGGGTTTTACCTGGATTTGATGAAAATGCAAAAATAAAGCTTCTACACAAACTAAAAGAAAAAGTAGAAATAGTTATTTGCGTATATGCAGGAGACATTGAAAGAAACAAAATACGAGGTGATTTTGGTATCACCTATGATATGGATGTTTTAAGATTAATCGATGACTTAAGAGCTTATGAGCTTGATGTAAACAGTGTTGTAATTACTAGATATGATAACCAACCAGCAACAACTGTTTTTATAAATAAACTTGAGCGTAGGGGTATAAAAGTATATAGACATAGTGCTACTAAAGGATACCCTACAGATGTAGATACCATTGTAAGCGATGAAGGTTATGGTAAAAATCCATATATAGAAACAACAAAACCCATTGTTGTTGTAACAGCACCAGGTCCAGGAAGTGGAAAGCTTGCAACTTGTCTTAGCCAACTTTATCATGAACATAAAAGAGGAAGAGTTGCAGGATACTCAAAATTTGAAACTTTTCCTGTATGGAATGTCCCACTAAAACACCCTTTAAACATAGCTTATGAGGCTGCAACAGCAGATCTTAAGGATGTTAACATGATAGACTCATTTCACGTAGATGCGTATAATAAAATATCTGTAAACTATAATCGTGATATAGAAATGTTCCCTGTACTTAAGAGAATCATAGAAAAGATAACTGGAGAAGAATCTATATACAAATCTCCGACAGATATGGGAGTTAATAGAGTAGGCTTCGGTATAACTGATGATGAGGTTGTAAAAGAGGCTTCTAAACAAGAAGTAATAAGAAGATATTTCAAAACAAGTTGTGAATATAAAAAAGGTTATGTTGATAAAGAAACATTTAATAGAATAAAACTTATTATGGAAGAACTAAATTTAAGTGAAGAAGATAGAAAAGTTGTTGCGCCTGCAAGAGAGCGTTCAGCAAAATTAAAGCAAATATCTAATAAAAATGAACCGTGTCCAACTGTGGCTATAGAACTAGAAGATGGTACTATAATTACTGGAAAAAGTTCAGCTGTAATGGAGTCAACATCAGCTTTAATTTTAAATACTGTAAAACATTTAGCTAATATATCTGATGAAATTCATCTTATTTCACCATTGATACTTGAACCTATTATAAACTTAAAAGCTAAAACTTTAGGTGGCAAGAATACAGCTTTAGATTGTGAAGATGTATTGATTGCATTAAGTATATGTGCAGCTACAAACCCAATGGCACAAGTTGCTATGGAAAAACTACCAATGCTTAAAGGCTGTCAAGCGCACTCAACTACAATTTTGGGTAGAAGTGATGAACAGACTTTCAGAAAACTTGGCATAGATATAACATGTGATCCTGAATATCCAACAGAAAGTCTTTATTATAATAACTAG
- a CDS encoding MFS transporter, with protein MSAIRECIDDVKTAPRNVKLMVLAFILVALQYQPYWTAYMIVIENNFGTVQLGNLNSFNSIMLALFAIPVGLIANKVGFKRMLIYGFLMNTIGMALVVITKNIYVAYICVALQGPGSAAWDFLPVIFINDNTTAKQRTSVYSLMFAFNNLVPAIVALGSGSITVYITKLFGVSEVSGYAYFFVGAMIASCISLVPILLMKNVTLRLPEKKEKRSFIKDFKEVANKDVICYLCHIGLIGLGLGLFTPYFSNFFKSSLKLSPVTIGSITSLNYFAMFIGMALCPIIEKKFGRIGGIVYPCLASVPFMILMATCDSFGGAMMPILVVSYFFRCGLVNSNRPLTDSQIYELVPKEKKATVGGIQSTFRSGLIAVSGVIAGRVMSIKAFTVAGINLDGYRIGYFIAAILYTLACVILFKGLYKKYNRPQEKEVEAETANATV; from the coding sequence ATGTCAGCAATAAGAGAATGTATTGATGACGTAAAAACGGCACCCAGGAATGTAAAACTCATGGTGCTTGCTTTTATACTAGTAGCATTACAATATCAACCATATTGGACTGCATACATGATAGTAATTGAAAATAATTTTGGAACAGTCCAACTAGGAAACCTTAACTCTTTCAACAGTATTATGCTTGCCTTATTTGCAATACCTGTAGGATTAATTGCTAATAAAGTTGGATTTAAGAGAATGCTAATATATGGATTCTTAATGAATACTATAGGAATGGCACTAGTAGTAATTACTAAGAACATATATGTAGCTTACATATGTGTAGCTCTTCAAGGGCCAGGATCAGCAGCTTGGGATTTCTTGCCAGTTATATTTATTAATGATAATACCACTGCAAAACAAAGAACTTCTGTATATTCATTAATGTTTGCATTTAATAATTTAGTACCAGCTATTGTAGCCCTAGGATCCGGAAGTATAACTGTGTACATAACAAAATTATTTGGTGTTAGTGAAGTATCAGGATATGCATACTTCTTCGTTGGAGCTATGATAGCTTCCTGTATATCATTAGTGCCTATACTTCTTATGAAAAACGTTACACTTAGATTACCTGAGAAGAAAGAAAAAAGATCTTTCATTAAGGACTTTAAGGAAGTTGCAAATAAAGACGTAATTTGTTACTTATGCCATATTGGACTTATAGGATTAGGTTTAGGATTATTTACTCCATATTTTTCAAACTTCTTTAAAAGTTCATTAAAACTTAGTCCAGTTACTATAGGAAGTATTACATCACTTAACTACTTTGCTATGTTTATTGGTATGGCTCTATGTCCAATTATTGAAAAAAAGTTTGGAAGAATTGGTGGTATAGTATATCCATGTTTAGCATCTGTACCATTTATGATATTAATGGCTACATGTGACTCTTTTGGTGGGGCTATGATGCCAATACTAGTTGTATCATATTTCTTTAGATGTGGACTTGTAAACTCTAATAGACCACTTACTGATTCTCAAATTTATGAACTTGTTCCAAAAGAAAAGAAAGCCACTGTTGGTGGTATTCAATCTACTTTTAGGTCAGGATTAATAGCTGTATCAGGAGTAATTGCAGGAAGGGTAATGTCTATAAAGGCGTTTACTGTTGCTGGAATAAATTTAGATGGATACAGAATAGGTTATTTTATAGCTGCAATACTTTACACACTTGCATGTGTAATATTATTTAAAGGATTATATAAAAAATATAACCGTCCTCAAGAGAAAGAGGTTGAAGCTGAAACAGCTAACGCAACGGTATAA
- the nuoE gene encoding NADH-quinone oxidoreductase subunit NuoE, with protein sequence MCTSCTSCVKFKDLEEFIKKQDNKEAALIAVLHKAQELYGYLSEEVQDFVARKLEVPKSKVYGVVSFYSYFTTEPKGKYVISVCTGTACFVRGANDVLSEFKEKLGIKEGETTEDGLFTLDVLRCVGACSIAPVVLVNDEVYGYFNKSQVKTVLDEFKERK encoded by the coding sequence TTGTGTACAAGTTGTACAAGCTGTGTTAAATTTAAGGATTTAGAGGAATTTATTAAAAAACAAGATAATAAGGAAGCTGCTTTAATTGCTGTTTTGCACAAGGCTCAAGAACTTTATGGCTATTTAAGTGAAGAGGTACAAGATTTTGTTGCAAGAAAGCTAGAAGTGCCTAAGTCTAAAGTTTATGGGGTTGTAAGTTTCTATTCTTATTTTACTACAGAACCGAAGGGTAAATATGTAATTAGCGTATGTACAGGAACTGCATGTTTTGTTAGAGGTGCAAATGATGTTCTTTCTGAGTTTAAAGAAAAGCTTGGTATAAAAGAAGGAGAGACTACAGAGGATGGTCTTTTTACATTAGATGTATTAAGATGTGTTGGTGCTTGTTCTATAGCCCCAGTTGTACTTGTTAATGATGAGGTTTATGGATATTTTAATAAGTCACAAGTGAAAACAGTTTTAGATGAATTTAAGGAGCGAAAATAA